Proteins encoded by one window of Drosophila melanogaster chromosome X:
- the CG11227 gene encoding uncharacterized protein, isoform A: MAKKFCYSEKKTLARIKKKQNHRGVPDSQFENGQDAEEEDGDGELGILKNLANGYLKLVHEIETHLCLPAPRMVEAKPEREVGGKTDQNTEIEEEISQSSEDTTHPGIGFVNLYRRNTHFECLGIPLTSLELFSMERQRNADTEEPASLKSLDERLSKETEWVPERNISNEADYDPLEKVNIIENTSKSTLIPRKPDINKFIQKIKGKTVLDQETDAMLNEEHENQCSTIEPYQDLPKFQSRSTGSHLKNPKSMQSYKCGIFPAKYTTKKIKSLCPKIREVDNCSETTKHRCHIDFRNVGGPKSSRFKNKSRNTMINESMLFPSSSICPCRPEGESKRCYPDKTIALHGGSGPKAAIPSALKTHLCSSDSEMFGGSHDPNPVESSSMKVSGNSTPDKLCLKKSISPIVKSDFEPLEPLRSDDSFTEAWMNSNFKRVQNQQDLRIGGLYRRGEKLKFQPIDRLDAGWVGLPLFKDSEESLERTQYFVTEFDKLSHADKVQDIELRMSQLRWLHATSDHEYRQHFRKQRIPFKKVLTNSVQYACPLNNDECPAVMNDTLLAHFVSRHLDEPGKELREIFEGEQMLMIFSPRAFQLAKTECISVLGYGGVRNKPCTLPAVRFMLTPNSGLPEAYDHFDGHLPLLVMICRNPMGTVEGRKERFEGLEDEDTLALWMVSRDLPCPIHVAMTVLSRRLDITRSSIMKVRGLHKSQDPLDFMLSNKNYMRLSNHDLRVLTNDHREPIYLEIVVKEYVDIP, encoded by the exons atggccaaaaagttcTGCTACTCGGAGAAAAAGACCCTAGCgcgtattaaaaaaaaacagaatcaCCGTGGAGTTCCGGATTCCCAATTTGAGAATGGTCAGGATGCTGAGGAGGAGGATGGTGATGGCG AGTTGGGCATTCTGAAAAACCTTGCCAACGGTTATTTGAAGTTGGTCCACGAAATCGAGACCCACCTCTGCCTTCCCGCGCCTCGTATGGTCGAAGCTAAACCAGAGCGTGAGGTGGGTGGGAAAACCGATCAAAATACCGAAATCGAAGAGGAAATATCGCAATCTTCAGAGGATACCACTCATCCAGGAATAGGCTTTGTGAATTTGTATAGGCGCAATACTCATTTTGAGTGCTTGGGAATTCCTCTAACTTCCTTGGAGCTGTTCTCTATGGAACGCCAAAGAAATGCTGACACTGAAGAGCCGGCTTCATTGAAATCTCTTGATGAGCGGTTGAGTAAAGAGACCGAATGGGTTCCTGAAAGAAATATATCGAATGAAGCTGATTACGATCCACTCGAAAAGGTAAACATCATAGAAAATACTTCTAAATCGACATTGATTCCAAGAAAACCTGatataaacaaattcattCAAAAAATCAAAGGTAAAACTGTCCTAGATCAGGAAACAGACGCAATGCTCAACGAGGAACATGAAAATCAATGTTCAACGATTGAGCCATACCAGGATTTGCCCAAATTCCAGAGTCGATCCACCGgttcacatttaaaaaatccAAAGTCCATGCAATCCTATAAATGCGGTATATTTCCAGCTAAATATACtacgaaaaaaataaaatcattatgCCCAAAAATTCGTGAAGTCGATAACTGCAGTGAAACGACCAAACACAGATGTCATATCGATTTTAGGAACGTTGGTGGGCCGAAATCGTCTAGATTTAAGAATAAGTCCAGAAATACCATGATCAATGAATCGATGTTGTTTCCATCATCATCTATCTGTCCTTGTAGACCAGAAGGTGAATCGAAACGATGTTATCCCGATAAAACCATCGCATTACATGGAGGCTCAGGGCCCAAGGCAGCCATACCCTCAGCGTTGAAGACTCATTTATGTAGTAGTGACAGTGAGATGTTTGGGGGTTCACACGACCCTAATCCAGTGGAGAGCTCTTCTATGAAAGTATCCGGTAATTCTACGCCAGATAAATTGTGTTTGAAGAAGTCTATCAGTCCGATTGTTAAATCCGATTTCGAGCCACTAGAGCCTTTGCGTTCCGACGATAGCTTTACGGAGGCGTGGATGAATTCGAATTTTAAGAGGGTACAAAACCAACAAGACCTACGGATCGGCGGGCTTTATCGTCGGGGCGAAAAACTAAAGTTCCAGCCCATTGATCGCCTAGACGCGGGCTGGGTTGGTCTACCGCTGTTCAAGGACTCGGAGGAGTCCCTGGAAAGGACACAGTACTTTGTGACCGAGTTCGATAAGCTGAGTCACGCTGATAAGGTGCAGGACATAGAGTTGCGAATGAGCCAGTTGCGGTGGCTGCACGCCACGTCGGATCATGAATATCGCCAGCACTTCCGGAAACAGAGAATTCCCTTTAAGAAGGTCTTGACTAATTCGGTGCAGTATGCGTGTCCTTTAAACAACGACGAATGTCCGGCTGTGATGAACGACACTCTATTGGCACACTTTGTATCCCGGCATTTGGATGAGCCGGGAAAGGAGTTGCGTGAGATTTTCGAGGGCGAACAGATGCTAATGATCTTCAGTCCCAGGGCCTTCCAGCTGGCCAAGACAGAGTGCATTTCCGTGCTGGGCTACGGGGGCGTTCGGAATAAGCCCTGCACCCTGCCCGCCGTCAGATTTATGCTCACACCGAACTCAGGCTTACCAGAAGCCTACGACCATTTCGACGGACATTTGCCACTGCTCGTGATGATTTGCAGGAACCCGATGGGCACTGTGGAGGGAAGGAAGGAGCGGTTCGAGGGTCTAGAAGACGAGGACACCCTAGCTCTGTGGATGGTCAGCAGGGATCTGCCATGCCCCATCCACGTGGCGATGACTGTACTCAGCCGACGACTAGATATCACTAGGAGCTCCATCATGAAGGTCCGCGGTCTCCACAAATCGCAGGATCCTCTCGACTTCATGTTATCCAACAAAAACTATATGCGCCTTAGCAATCACGACTTGCGCGTCCTCACCAACGATCATAGGGAGCCAATATATCTGGAGATTGTTGTGAAGGAATACGTCGATATACCTTAA
- the CG11227 gene encoding uncharacterized protein, isoform B produces the protein MAKKFCYSEKKTLARIKKKQNHRGVPDSQFENGQDAEEEDGDGGKAMGPEMAPQKLGILKNLANGYLKLVHEIETHLCLPAPRMVEAKPEREVGGKTDQNTEIEEEISQSSEDTTHPGIGFVNLYRRNTHFECLGIPLTSLELFSMERQRNADTEEPASLKSLDERLSKETEWVPERNISNEADYDPLEKVNIIENTSKSTLIPRKPDINKFIQKIKGKTVLDQETDAMLNEEHENQCSTIEPYQDLPKFQSRSTGSHLKNPKSMQSYKCGIFPAKYTTKKIKSLCPKIREVDNCSETTKHRCHIDFRNVGGPKSSRFKNKSRNTMINESMLFPSSSICPCRPEGESKRCYPDKTIALHGGSGPKAAIPSALKTHLCSSDSEMFGGSHDPNPVESSSMKVSGNSTPDKLCLKKSISPIVKSDFEPLEPLRSDDSFTEAWMNSNFKRVQNQQDLRIGGLYRRGEKLKFQPIDRLDAGWVGLPLFKDSEESLERTQYFVTEFDKLSHADKVQDIELRMSQLRWLHATSDHEYRQHFRKQRIPFKKVLTNSVQYACPLNNDECPAVMNDTLLAHFVSRHLDEPGKELREIFEGEQMLMIFSPRAFQLAKTECISVLGYGGVRNKPCTLPAVRFMLTPNSGLPEAYDHFDGHLPLLVMICRNPMGTVEGRKERFEGLEDEDTLALWMVSRDLPCPIHVAMTVLSRRLDITRSSIMKVRGLHKSQDPLDFMLSNKNYMRLSNHDLRVLTNDHREPIYLEIVVKEYVDIP, from the exons atggccaaaaagttcTGCTACTCGGAGAAAAAGACCCTAGCgcgtattaaaaaaaaacagaatcaCCGTGGAGTTCCGGATTCCCAATTTGAGAATGGTCAGGATGCTGAGGAGGAGGATGGTGATGGCGGTAAGGCAATGGGTCCAGAAATGGCACCGCAGA AGTTGGGCATTCTGAAAAACCTTGCCAACGGTTATTTGAAGTTGGTCCACGAAATCGAGACCCACCTCTGCCTTCCCGCGCCTCGTATGGTCGAAGCTAAACCAGAGCGTGAGGTGGGTGGGAAAACCGATCAAAATACCGAAATCGAAGAGGAAATATCGCAATCTTCAGAGGATACCACTCATCCAGGAATAGGCTTTGTGAATTTGTATAGGCGCAATACTCATTTTGAGTGCTTGGGAATTCCTCTAACTTCCTTGGAGCTGTTCTCTATGGAACGCCAAAGAAATGCTGACACTGAAGAGCCGGCTTCATTGAAATCTCTTGATGAGCGGTTGAGTAAAGAGACCGAATGGGTTCCTGAAAGAAATATATCGAATGAAGCTGATTACGATCCACTCGAAAAGGTAAACATCATAGAAAATACTTCTAAATCGACATTGATTCCAAGAAAACCTGatataaacaaattcattCAAAAAATCAAAGGTAAAACTGTCCTAGATCAGGAAACAGACGCAATGCTCAACGAGGAACATGAAAATCAATGTTCAACGATTGAGCCATACCAGGATTTGCCCAAATTCCAGAGTCGATCCACCGgttcacatttaaaaaatccAAAGTCCATGCAATCCTATAAATGCGGTATATTTCCAGCTAAATATACtacgaaaaaaataaaatcattatgCCCAAAAATTCGTGAAGTCGATAACTGCAGTGAAACGACCAAACACAGATGTCATATCGATTTTAGGAACGTTGGTGGGCCGAAATCGTCTAGATTTAAGAATAAGTCCAGAAATACCATGATCAATGAATCGATGTTGTTTCCATCATCATCTATCTGTCCTTGTAGACCAGAAGGTGAATCGAAACGATGTTATCCCGATAAAACCATCGCATTACATGGAGGCTCAGGGCCCAAGGCAGCCATACCCTCAGCGTTGAAGACTCATTTATGTAGTAGTGACAGTGAGATGTTTGGGGGTTCACACGACCCTAATCCAGTGGAGAGCTCTTCTATGAAAGTATCCGGTAATTCTACGCCAGATAAATTGTGTTTGAAGAAGTCTATCAGTCCGATTGTTAAATCCGATTTCGAGCCACTAGAGCCTTTGCGTTCCGACGATAGCTTTACGGAGGCGTGGATGAATTCGAATTTTAAGAGGGTACAAAACCAACAAGACCTACGGATCGGCGGGCTTTATCGTCGGGGCGAAAAACTAAAGTTCCAGCCCATTGATCGCCTAGACGCGGGCTGGGTTGGTCTACCGCTGTTCAAGGACTCGGAGGAGTCCCTGGAAAGGACACAGTACTTTGTGACCGAGTTCGATAAGCTGAGTCACGCTGATAAGGTGCAGGACATAGAGTTGCGAATGAGCCAGTTGCGGTGGCTGCACGCCACGTCGGATCATGAATATCGCCAGCACTTCCGGAAACAGAGAATTCCCTTTAAGAAGGTCTTGACTAATTCGGTGCAGTATGCGTGTCCTTTAAACAACGACGAATGTCCGGCTGTGATGAACGACACTCTATTGGCACACTTTGTATCCCGGCATTTGGATGAGCCGGGAAAGGAGTTGCGTGAGATTTTCGAGGGCGAACAGATGCTAATGATCTTCAGTCCCAGGGCCTTCCAGCTGGCCAAGACAGAGTGCATTTCCGTGCTGGGCTACGGGGGCGTTCGGAATAAGCCCTGCACCCTGCCCGCCGTCAGATTTATGCTCACACCGAACTCAGGCTTACCAGAAGCCTACGACCATTTCGACGGACATTTGCCACTGCTCGTGATGATTTGCAGGAACCCGATGGGCACTGTGGAGGGAAGGAAGGAGCGGTTCGAGGGTCTAGAAGACGAGGACACCCTAGCTCTGTGGATGGTCAGCAGGGATCTGCCATGCCCCATCCACGTGGCGATGACTGTACTCAGCCGACGACTAGATATCACTAGGAGCTCCATCATGAAGGTCCGCGGTCTCCACAAATCGCAGGATCCTCTCGACTTCATGTTATCCAACAAAAACTATATGCGCCTTAGCAATCACGACTTGCGCGTCCTCACCAACGATCATAGGGAGCCAATATATCTGGAGATTGTTGTGAAGGAATACGTCGATATACCTTAA
- the CG11227 gene encoding uncharacterized protein, isoform C — protein MAKKFCYSEKKTLARIKKKQNHRGVPDSQFENGQDAEEEDGDGELGILKNLANGYLKLVHEIETHLCLPAPRMVEAKPEREVGGKTDQNTEIEEEISQSSEDTTHPGIGFVNLYRRNTHFECLGIPLTSLELFSMERQRNADTEEPASLKSLDERLSKETEWVPERNISNEADYDPLEKVKLS, from the exons atggccaaaaagttcTGCTACTCGGAGAAAAAGACCCTAGCgcgtattaaaaaaaaacagaatcaCCGTGGAGTTCCGGATTCCCAATTTGAGAATGGTCAGGATGCTGAGGAGGAGGATGGTGATGGCG AGTTGGGCATTCTGAAAAACCTTGCCAACGGTTATTTGAAGTTGGTCCACGAAATCGAGACCCACCTCTGCCTTCCCGCGCCTCGTATGGTCGAAGCTAAACCAGAGCGTGAGGTGGGTGGGAAAACCGATCAAAATACCGAAATCGAAGAGGAAATATCGCAATCTTCAGAGGATACCACTCATCCAGGAATAGGCTTTGTGAATTTGTATAGGCGCAATACTCATTTTGAGTGCTTGGGAATTCCTCTAACTTCCTTGGAGCTGTTCTCTATGGAACGCCAAAGAAATGCTGACACTGAAGAGCCGGCTTCATTGAAATCTCTTGATGAGCGGTTGAGTAAAGAGACCGAATGGGTTCCTGAAAGAAATATATCGAATGAAGCTGATTACGATCCACTCGAAAAG GTAAAACTGTCCTAG